DNA sequence from the Gordonia polyisoprenivorans genome:
CTCGGGATCTGAGCCAGAACACCACATATTCCCGGGAACGTCGGCCTACCCGGTGATCTCGCTCCCGCCGTTGTGCAGAGCGTGACGAGCGAGGACTGTGATGAGATCGGTCTGGGTCACGATGCCGACGATGGCCGGCCCGTCGAGCACCGGCACCGCGTCAAAGCCACGTTCGGCGAGCTGGGGTAGCAACGCGGCGATCGGCGTATCCCGATGTGCCACCGGCAGATCCGTGGTCATGATGTCGATGGCACACACCTCCTGAGCGGCGAATACCTCCGGGGTGCCGCGCATAACCGAAGCGGTCGGCGTGAGTCCGGACTCGATGAGATCGATCTGGAACACCACTCCCTCGTACGCGCCGTCGGCGCCGACGACCGGTAGCGAGGTGAATCCGTGCTCACCGAAGAGGTGCGCGAGTTCCGCGCGCCCGGTCCGGGGAGCGACCGTCACGAGGTCCCGGGACATCACCGACGCCACCTCCACCGGGCCGGTGACGTGCCCGGCCGCCTGCAGTTCGGCGGCTCCGACCAGTCGCGCGAGGTCGGCGACCCCGAGGTTCAGTGACTGCTGATAGCGCGCCAGGATGTCGGCGAGTTCGTCCTCACGGAGTCCCACCCGTTCGGCGGGGTCGGCAACCGGATCGAACTGCCGGAACGGGTAGCGACGCCCGGTGAGCCGACCGAATGCCACGGCGGTCACCACCAGCAGCACGGCGCCGACGGCGACCGGTGCCAGGGCGAAACGGAATCCGAGCTCACGCACGGTGTCGGGCGCCAGAGCCGCACTCATCGCCACCGCACCCGCAGGCGGATGCACTGCCCGACACAGGATCATCGCCGCGACGGCCGCCCCGACCGCCAACGCCACCCGTACCGTGGGCTCGTCGACGACGAGCGTGATCCCGACGCCGACCACCGCCGAGACGACGCTGCCGACGACGACTGCCCACGGCTGGGCAAGTGGGCTGTTGGGCGCGGCGAACACGAGCACCGTCGTCGCACCGAACGGCGCGATGAGATACATCCCGAGGTGCAGATCCACCCCGGAGGACAGCATCACGACGCCGAGCACGCCGAGACCGAGACACGATCCGAGCCCTGCGCGCAGCGCCTCACGCGGCGAACCCGCGCCGGTCGGCGGCCCGAGCCCGTGCGCAGCTCGCCCGAGGGCACCGGTGATCCTCGACAGCATCGTCGACCTCCGCCGGATGAGGTGAATGTGACCTCATCACGCTAGGTCAACGGCTCTCCGGCGCCGAGGTCGGCACCTGTACAGCACGGTGTTCAGTTTCTGTACATCTCGCTCGACCCATGCGGTGGCAGAAATAGAAGCAGGACCGAATATGACCCCCGTCACAAATGATCGTCATTGATGACACCGCCATGTTCGCCCCTTCCTCACCACTGAGTCGAGCAGGAGACCTCATGACCGCCGTCGCAACCGACCTCCTCCCCCGGATACGGGATTTCATCTCGTCGGAGAAGAAGATGCTGATCGGGGGTGACTGGGTGTCGGCGGAGTCCGGGCAAACGTTCGAGACCATCGATCCCGCCACCGCCCGCCCCATCACCAGCGTCGCCCACGGCGGTGCCGCCGACATCGACCGTGCGGTGCGCGCGGCCCGTGCCGCGTTCGACGAGGGCGCGTGGGTCCGGATGAAGCCCAACGAGCGGGAACGTCTGCTGTGGCGGGTGGGTGACATCCTCACCGAACGCGCCGAGGAATTCGGCCAGCTCGAGGCACTCGACAACGGCAAGGCCGCGACCATCGCGACCGCCGTCGACACCAACTGGTCGGCCGACATCTTCCGCTACAACGCGGGTCTGGCCACCAAGATCACCGGCTCGACCGTGAACGTGTCGATGCCGTTCGTCCCGGGCGGCGAGTTCCACGCGTACACGCTGCGCGAGCCGGTCGGGGTCTGCGGACTCATCGTGCCGTGGAACTTCCCGCTGCTCATGGCGGCGTTCAAGCTGGCACCCGCACTCGCCGCCGGTAACACCGTGATCCTCAAGCCGGCCGAGCAGACCCCGCTCACCGCCCTGCTGCTCGGTGAGGTCTTCCAGGAGGCGGGCTTCCCGCCCGGCGTGGTCAACATCGTCACCGGCTTCGGCGATGCGGGCGCGGCACTCTCGGCGCACGACGACGTCGACAAGATCGCCTTCACCGGTTCGACCGAGGTCGGCAAGAAGATCGTCGACGCCGCCAAGGGCAACCTGAAGAAGGTATCGTTGGAACTCGGCGGCAAGAGCCCCAACATCGTGTTCGCCGACGCCGACTTCGAGAAGGCCGTCGCCGGGTCGGTGGCCGCGTGGATGTTCAATCACGGCCAATGCTGCGTCGCCGGTACCCGCCTGTTCGTCGAGCGCCCCATCTTCGACGACTTCACCGCCGCCGTTGCCGAGGCCGCCTCGCAGGCCAAGATCGGACCGGGTCTGGACCCCACCACCGAGCTCGGACCGCTGGTCAGCCAGGAGCAGTTCGATCGCGTCTCCGGATATCTCGCGGCCGGTCTCGCCGACGGAGCTCGCGCCCTGACCGGCGGAAAGCGTTGGGGCAATGAGGGTTTCTTCATCGAGCCGACCGTCTTCGTCGACGTCGAACCGGACTTCTCGATCGTGCGCGAGGAGATCTTCGGCCCCGTCGTCGCCGCCCTGCCCTTCGACGCCGACACCGGCGTTGCCGCGGCGGCCAACGATTCCATCTACGGTCTGGCCGCCGGGATCTGGACCCAGGACCTGTCCAAGGCCCACAAGACCGCCCGGGCGATCAAAGCCGGCTCGGTGTGGGTGAACCAGTACAACGGCTTCGACACCGCGATGCCGTTCGGCGGCTACAAGCAGTCCGGGTGGGGCCGCGAGCTCGGCGGCTCGGCGATCGATCTGTACACGCAGACCAAGGCCGTCAACGTCGCTCTCTGACAACAGCTTTCCCTCCCCATCAATTTCATCACTCACATAGGAGTAGTCGATGACCATCACCACCAAGGCCGCCGTCCTCACCGGCCCGGGCAAGCCCTTCGAACTCGTCGAACTCGACC
Encoded proteins:
- a CDS encoding HPP family protein, with translation MLSRITGALGRAAHGLGPPTGAGSPREALRAGLGSCLGLGVLGVVMLSSGVDLHLGMYLIAPFGATTVLVFAAPNSPLAQPWAVVVGSVVSAVVGVGITLVVDEPTVRVALAVGAAVAAMILCRAVHPPAGAVAMSAALAPDTVRELGFRFALAPVAVGAVLLVVTAVAFGRLTGRRYPFRQFDPVADPAERVGLREDELADILARYQQSLNLGVADLARLVGAAELQAAGHVTGPVEVASVMSRDLVTVAPRTGRAELAHLFGEHGFTSLPVVGADGAYEGVVFQIDLIESGLTPTASVMRGTPEVFAAQEVCAIDIMTTDLPVAHRDTPIAALLPQLAERGFDAVPVLDGPAIVGIVTQTDLITVLARHALHNGGSEITG
- a CDS encoding aldehyde dehydrogenase family protein is translated as MTAVATDLLPRIRDFISSEKKMLIGGDWVSAESGQTFETIDPATARPITSVAHGGAADIDRAVRAARAAFDEGAWVRMKPNERERLLWRVGDILTERAEEFGQLEALDNGKAATIATAVDTNWSADIFRYNAGLATKITGSTVNVSMPFVPGGEFHAYTLREPVGVCGLIVPWNFPLLMAAFKLAPALAAGNTVILKPAEQTPLTALLLGEVFQEAGFPPGVVNIVTGFGDAGAALSAHDDVDKIAFTGSTEVGKKIVDAAKGNLKKVSLELGGKSPNIVFADADFEKAVAGSVAAWMFNHGQCCVAGTRLFVERPIFDDFTAAVAEAASQAKIGPGLDPTTELGPLVSQEQFDRVSGYLAAGLADGARALTGGKRWGNEGFFIEPTVFVDVEPDFSIVREEIFGPVVAALPFDADTGVAAAANDSIYGLAAGIWTQDLSKAHKTARAIKAGSVWVNQYNGFDTAMPFGGYKQSGWGRELGGSAIDLYTQTKAVNVAL